From Megalobrama amblycephala isolate DHTTF-2021 linkage group LG24, ASM1881202v1, whole genome shotgun sequence, the proteins below share one genomic window:
- the usp19 gene encoding ubiquitin carboxyl-terminal hydrolase 19 isoform X1 — MASSSTGPSESGRRRGQRGPDDAVSASKKKQKDKVNQESKEAKRAASGISTESRKDLFLDWKQNAYEVIVRLNCGDAGVLRVEDIDSAFSDSACHIRLPDGREWSCHLHEEIEASCSKLLYKEKTNVLQLVMHKKIPLNTWPTFANKKKTEMVNILTENGSNHQPSTTGRPEKSSESIEKTPAVTSAEQKRGKPDRGLKRGMKGKQVELTESTGVKVADIKSSDKADSINEPSAKRTTRPSKNTKEPPLAPCSSMASQSKQAVNGKTHTSAVSSGASSSSNAKDNRAQVQVKGQACQTSAKEKGVDRRPKSNAQVEADDSKTVSSVCEPKVTHQERSSSPMKTNSEKIASDETGNRKEEKKPQADTQIPKVLPSHESGSGEPVSTSSKREESPQKSCTEEKSCTEEKRDKSKEEPHGGSHEEDTEGPEPMVNLKLVKNDSYEKGTDLMVVNVYMKEICRQTSRVLFREQDFTLIFQTSDPNFLRLHPDCGPNTVFKWQVKLRNLIQPDQSSYAFTPSRIDITLKKRHSQRWGGLEAPATQGAVGGAKVAVPSSPSTLEKSQPGSSQHALPAKEEPRVGEEKVKPPRAPEDSGLDAVAPRSVPEHVSLKQEPTVVTPKPTCMVQPMTHTPPAGSERAEEVEEKKVCLPGFTGLVNLGNTCFMNSVIQSLSNTRELRDYFHDRAFESEINCTNPLGTGGRLAIGFAVLLRALWKGTHHAFQPSKLKAIVASKASQFTGYAQHDAQEFMAFLLDGLHEDLNRIQHKPYTETVDSDGRQDEVIAEEAWQRHKMRNDSFIVDLFQGQYKSKLVCPVCSKVSITFDPFLYLPVPLPQKQKVLTVFYFAKEPHKKPVKFLVSVSKENSSTTEVLDSISRSVRTKPENLRLAEVLKGRFHRIFSPSQSLDTVSSNDLLFCFEMLSKDLAKERVVLLKVQQRPQVPSIPITKCAGCLKPPASDDEKLKRCTRCYRVGYCNQACQKNHWPNHKTMCRPNVENIGLPFLISVPESRLTYTRLTQLLEGYSRYSVNVFQPPFQSGRTSPEASLSRVDLTSMAGSVSECQEQEEEPPSAGEVENLAEQGDTVTAPQTETVSTLSAADGDTLSTHTIDSGCCELATSSQDSLVEKETSCEKAIKPEAVVTGYQQPSESGSGSASQFYITIQDSNQKEDKKLEDKGDLVLELPDDCTLELVWKNNERQKEYVLVRSKELEFDEDPGSATETSRAGHFTLEQCLNLFTKPEVLAPEEAWYCPKCQQHREASKQLLLWRLPNVLIIQLKRFSFRSFIWRDKINDMVDFPVRNLDLSKFCIGHKGDIQQPPIYDLYAVINHYGGMIGGHYTAYARLPSDKNSQRSDVGWRLFDDSTVTTVEESQVVTRYAYVLFYRRRNSPVERPSHLLGPLGTESSAATGGAASQASLIWQELEEDEEGQREASLRSLFRPGLRGRRARTRLGEEEEEEDRRGHFHRRRDGISDYCDGERLRYFILGTVAAVLALLFNLIYPLLYWSNWA, encoded by the exons ATGGCCAGCAGCAGTACAGGACCCAGCGAATCGGGTCGGAGGCGAGGTCAGAGAGGACCTGACGATGCGGTCAGCGCTAGCAAGAAGAAACAGAAGGACAAAGTCAACCAGGAGAGCAAAGAGGCCAAGCGGGCAGCCTCAGGCATTAGCACAGAGTCTAGGAAAG ATTTGTTTCTGGACTGGAAGCAGAATGCGTACGAGGTGATTGTGAGGCTGAACTGTGGAGATGCTGGGGTGCTGAGAGTAGAAGATATCGATTCTGCCTTTTCCGATTCCGCCTGCCACATCCGCTTGCCGG ATGGCCGTGAATGGAGCTGTCATCTCCACGAAGAGATTGAAGCCTCCTGCAGTAAATTGCTTTATAAGGAGAAAACAAATGTTCTGCAGCTTGTCATGCACAAGAAGATCCCCCTCAACACGTGGCCTACCTTCGCT AACAAGAAAAAGACAGAGATGGTGAACATCCTTACAGAGAATGGCAGCAACCACCAGCCGTCAACCACAGGGCGGCCTGAAAAATCTAGCGAAAGCATTGAGAAAACGCCCGCAGTGACTTCTGCTGAACAAAAACGAGGTAAACCCGACCGTGGGTTGAAACGAGGGATGAAAGGCAAACAGGTGGAGCTCACTGAGAGCACAGGCGTGAAAGTAGCAGACATTAAATCAAGCGATAAAGCAGACTCGATCAATGAGCCCAGCGCAAAGCGTACCACACGACCCTCCAAAAACACAAAGGAGCCCCCTCTAGCTCCCTGCTCATCGATGGCGTCTCAATCCAAACAAGCAGTTAATGGCAAGACACACACGTCAGCCGTTAGCAGTGGTGCCTCTTCATCTAGCAATGCAAAAGACAACAGGGCTCAGGtgcaggtcaaaggtcaagcATGCCAGACATCGGCGAAAGAAAAAGGAGTGGACAGGAGGCCAAAAAGCAATGCTCAG GTTGAAGCAGATGATAGCAAGACTGTTTCCTCTGTGTGTGAGCCGAAGGTGACGCATCAGGAGAGGAGTTCTTCTCCTATGAAAACAAACTCTGAAAAAATAGCATCAGATGAGACGGGAAACAGAAAGGAGGAAAAGAAGCCACAAGCTGATACCCAGATCCCTAAAGTGCTTCCATCTCATGAATCAGGATCTGGAGAGCCTGTTTCAACATCCTCAAAGAGAGAGGAGTCTCCTCAGAAGAGCTGCACAGAGGAGAAGAGCTGCACAGAGGAGAAGAGAGACAAGTCCAAGGAGGAGCCACATGGAGGGAGCCATGAGGAGGATACAGAAG GTCCAGAGCCGATGGTGAACTTGAAGTTGGTGaagaatgactcttatgagaaAGGGACAGACCTGATGGTTGTTAATGTCTACATGAAAGAAATTTGCCGGCAGACCTCCAGGGTGCTGTTCAGGGAACAAGACTTCACTCTTATCTTCCAGACCAG TGATCCCAACTTTTTGCGCCTTCATCCGGATTGCGGACCAAACACTGTCTTTAAATGGCAGGTTAAACTCAG GAATCTAATCCAGCCAGATCAGTCCAGCTATGCCTTTACTCCGTCCCGAATCGACATCACCCTGAAGAAGAGACACAGTCAGCGCTGGGGGGGTCTGGAGGCCCCTGCCACACAAG GTGCAGTGGGGGGCGCCAAGGTTGCTGTGCCCTCCAGCCCTTCCACACTTGAAAAGAGTCAGCCAGGAAGCAGCCAGCATGCACTTCCTGCTAAAGAAGAACCACGTGTGGGAGAGGAGAAAGTCAAACCCCCTCGAGCCCCAGAGGACTCGGGTCTGGATGCCGTGGCCCCTCGCTCAGTCCCAGAACACGTGTCCCTCAAACAGGAACCAACTGTTGTAACG CCCAAGCCCACCTGCATGGTGCAGCCCATGACTCACACTCCTCCTGCAGGCAGTGAGAGAGCTGAAGAAGTAGAGGAGAAGAAGGTGTGTCTCCCCGGCTTCACTGGACTAGTCAATTTGGGAAACACTTGCTTTATGAACAGTGTGATCCAGTCCCTCTCCAACACACGGGAGCTCAGGGATTATTTCCACG ACCGGGCATTTGAGTCCGAGATTAACTGTACTAACCCATTGGGCACGGGTGGACGACTGGCCATTGGCTTTGCCGTTCTACTTCGAGCGTTGTGGAAGGGCACTCACCACGCATTTCAACCCTCCAAATTAAAG GCTATAGTTGCCAGTAAGGCCAGTCAGTTTACAGGCTACGCACAGCACGATGCTCAGGAGTTCATGGCTTTCTTGCTAGATGGGCTGCATGAGGACCTGAACCGCATCCAACACAAACCATATACAGAGACCGTTGACTCAGACGGCCGTCAGGATGAA GTTATTGCAGAAGAGGCATGGCAGAGGCATAAAATGAGGAACGATTCCTTCATTGTTGACCTCTTTCAGGGCCAGTACAAGTCAAAGCTGGTGTGTCCAGTGTGTTCTAAG gtttccATAACCTTTGACCCCTTCCTGTACTTGCCTGTCCCTCTACCTCAGAAACAGAAGGTgctgactgttttctattttgctAAAGAGCCTCACAAGAAACCAGTCaag tttttggtcAGTGTGAGTAAAGAGAACTCGAGCACGACTGAAGTACTGGATTCAATATCTCGCAGCGTCAGGACCAAACCAGAGAATCTGAGGCTGGCAGAG GTTTTGAAGGGCAGGTTCCACAGAATCTTTTCACCGTCTCAATCTTTAGACACGGTCTCGTCCAATGACCTGCTCTTCTGTTTTGAGATGTTGTCAAAAGATCTTGCCAAAGAGAGGGTGGTGCTGCTGAAGGTCCAACAG AGACCTCAGGTACCTAGCATCCCAATCACAAAGTGTGCTGGCTGCCTGAAGCCTCCTGCCTCTGATGACGAGAAGCTCAAGCGCTGTACTCGCTGTTACCGTGTCGGCTACTGCAATCA GGCCTGCCAGAAGAACCACTGGCCTAATCACAAGACCATGTGCCGACCCAATGTGGAGAATATAGGACTGCCGTTTTTAATCAGTGTGCCTGAGTCTAGGCTGACTTACACCCGCCTCACACAGCTTCTGGAAGGCTACTCTAG GTACTCTGTCAATGTGTTCCAGCCACCTTTCCAGTCCGGTAGGACATCCCCAGAGGCCAGCTTGTCCCGTGTTGACCTGACCTCCATGGCGGGCAGTGTCTCAGAGTGTCAAGAGCAGGAGGAAGAGCCGCCATCTGCAGGAGAAGTGGAAAACCTAGCGGAGCAGGGTGATACTGTCACAGCCCCTCAAACAGAGACCGTGTCTACACTCTCCGCAGCAGATGGTGACACACTCTCCACACACACCATTGACTCAGGATGCTGTGAGCTTGCTACCAGCTCCCAAGATTCTTTGGTTGAGAAAGAAACATCATGTGAAAAGGCTATTAAACCAGAAG CTGTAGTGACCGGGTATCAGCAGCCTTCTGAGTCTGGGAGTGGAAGTGCGTCTCAATTCTACATAACCATTCAGGACTCGAACCAAAAAGAGGACAAAAAACTTGAGGACAAAG GTGATCTGGTACTGGAGCTGCCGGATGACTGCACGCTGGAGCTGGTGTGGAAGAACAACGAGCGGCAGAAGGAATATGTGCTGGTGCGCTCTAAAGAGCTGGAGTTTGATGAAGACCCGGGCTCTGCTACGGAGACTTCCAGGGCAGGACACTTCACCTTAGAGCAGTGCCTGAACCTCTTTACCAAACCTGAGGTGCTGGCCCCTGAAGAGGCATG gtaCTGTCCTAAGTGTCAGCAACACAGGGAGGCCTCTAAACAGCTGCTGCTTTGGCGCCTTCCCAACGTGCTCATCATCCAGCTCAAGCGCTTCTCATTTAGGAGCTTCATATGGAGGGACAAGATTAATGATATGGTCGATTTCCCAGTCAG AAACTTGGACCTGAGTAAGTTCTGTATTGGTCATAAGGGTGACATTCAGCAGCCCCCTATCTATGACCTCTACGCTGTGATCAACCATTATGGCGGAATGATCGGAGGACACTACACGGCCTACGCTCGTCTTCCCAGTGACAAGAACAGCCAGCGCAGCGATGTTG GTTGGCGTTTGTTTGATGACAGCACAGTGACAACAGTGGAAGAGAGTCAGGTGGTGACACGTTACGCCTATGTGCTGTTTTACCGTCGCAGGAACTCTCCAGTGGAGAGGCCGTCTCACTTGCTGGGGCCCCTTGGCACTGAATCCTCTGCTGCAACTGGTGGTGCTGCCAGTCAG GCGTCTCTGATATGGCAGGAACtggaggaggatgaggagggGCAGCGAGAAGCCTCTCTTCGGAGCCTGTTCCGCCCCGGTCTACGAGGAAGAAGAGCCAGGACAAGGCTGGgggaggaagaagaagaggaggacaGGAGAGGGCATTTCCACCGCAGACGAGATGGCATCTCAGATTACTGTGACGGCGAGCGCCTGAGATATTTCATCCTGGGCACTGTGGCCGCAGTCCTAGCGTTGCTGTTCAACCTCATTTATCCTTTGTTATACTGGTCTAACTGGGCTTGA
- the usp19 gene encoding ubiquitin carboxyl-terminal hydrolase 19 isoform X2, with protein sequence MASSSTGPSESGRRRGQRGPDDAVSASKKKQKDKVNQESKEAKRAASGISTESRKDLFLDWKQNAYEVIVRLNCGDAGVLRVEDIDSAFSDSACHIRLPDGREWSCHLHEEIEASCSKLLYKEKTNVLQLVMHKKIPLNTWPTFANKKKTEMVNILTENGSNHQPSTTGRPEKSSESIEKTPAVTSAEQKRGKPDRGLKRGMKGKQVELTESTGVKVADIKSSDKADSINEPSAKRTTRPSKNTKEPPLAPCSSMASQSKQAVNGKTHTSAVSSGASSSSNAKDNRAQVQVKGQACQTSAKEKGVDRRPKSNAQVEADDSKTVSSVCEPKVTHQERSSSPMKTNSEKIASDETGNRKEEKKPQADTQIPKVLPSHESGSGEPVSTSSKREESPQKSCTEEKSCTEEKRDKSKEEPHGGSHEEDTEGPEPMVNLKLVKNDSYEKGTDLMVVNVYMKEICRQTSRVLFREQDFTLIFQTSDPNFLRLHPDCGPNTVFKWQVKLRNLIQPDQSSYAFTPSRIDITLKKRHSQRWGGLEAPATQVGGAKVAVPSSPSTLEKSQPGSSQHALPAKEEPRVGEEKVKPPRAPEDSGLDAVAPRSVPEHVSLKQEPTVVTPKPTCMVQPMTHTPPAGSERAEEVEEKKVCLPGFTGLVNLGNTCFMNSVIQSLSNTRELRDYFHDRAFESEINCTNPLGTGGRLAIGFAVLLRALWKGTHHAFQPSKLKAIVASKASQFTGYAQHDAQEFMAFLLDGLHEDLNRIQHKPYTETVDSDGRQDEVIAEEAWQRHKMRNDSFIVDLFQGQYKSKLVCPVCSKVSITFDPFLYLPVPLPQKQKVLTVFYFAKEPHKKPVKFLVSVSKENSSTTEVLDSISRSVRTKPENLRLAEVLKGRFHRIFSPSQSLDTVSSNDLLFCFEMLSKDLAKERVVLLKVQQRPQVPSIPITKCAGCLKPPASDDEKLKRCTRCYRVGYCNQACQKNHWPNHKTMCRPNVENIGLPFLISVPESRLTYTRLTQLLEGYSRYSVNVFQPPFQSGRTSPEASLSRVDLTSMAGSVSECQEQEEEPPSAGEVENLAEQGDTVTAPQTETVSTLSAADGDTLSTHTIDSGCCELATSSQDSLVEKETSCEKAIKPEAVVTGYQQPSESGSGSASQFYITIQDSNQKEDKKLEDKGDLVLELPDDCTLELVWKNNERQKEYVLVRSKELEFDEDPGSATETSRAGHFTLEQCLNLFTKPEVLAPEEAWYCPKCQQHREASKQLLLWRLPNVLIIQLKRFSFRSFIWRDKINDMVDFPVRNLDLSKFCIGHKGDIQQPPIYDLYAVINHYGGMIGGHYTAYARLPSDKNSQRSDVGWRLFDDSTVTTVEESQVVTRYAYVLFYRRRNSPVERPSHLLGPLGTESSAATGGAASQASLIWQELEEDEEGQREASLRSLFRPGLRGRRARTRLGEEEEEEDRRGHFHRRRDGISDYCDGERLRYFILGTVAAVLALLFNLIYPLLYWSNWA encoded by the exons ATGGCCAGCAGCAGTACAGGACCCAGCGAATCGGGTCGGAGGCGAGGTCAGAGAGGACCTGACGATGCGGTCAGCGCTAGCAAGAAGAAACAGAAGGACAAAGTCAACCAGGAGAGCAAAGAGGCCAAGCGGGCAGCCTCAGGCATTAGCACAGAGTCTAGGAAAG ATTTGTTTCTGGACTGGAAGCAGAATGCGTACGAGGTGATTGTGAGGCTGAACTGTGGAGATGCTGGGGTGCTGAGAGTAGAAGATATCGATTCTGCCTTTTCCGATTCCGCCTGCCACATCCGCTTGCCGG ATGGCCGTGAATGGAGCTGTCATCTCCACGAAGAGATTGAAGCCTCCTGCAGTAAATTGCTTTATAAGGAGAAAACAAATGTTCTGCAGCTTGTCATGCACAAGAAGATCCCCCTCAACACGTGGCCTACCTTCGCT AACAAGAAAAAGACAGAGATGGTGAACATCCTTACAGAGAATGGCAGCAACCACCAGCCGTCAACCACAGGGCGGCCTGAAAAATCTAGCGAAAGCATTGAGAAAACGCCCGCAGTGACTTCTGCTGAACAAAAACGAGGTAAACCCGACCGTGGGTTGAAACGAGGGATGAAAGGCAAACAGGTGGAGCTCACTGAGAGCACAGGCGTGAAAGTAGCAGACATTAAATCAAGCGATAAAGCAGACTCGATCAATGAGCCCAGCGCAAAGCGTACCACACGACCCTCCAAAAACACAAAGGAGCCCCCTCTAGCTCCCTGCTCATCGATGGCGTCTCAATCCAAACAAGCAGTTAATGGCAAGACACACACGTCAGCCGTTAGCAGTGGTGCCTCTTCATCTAGCAATGCAAAAGACAACAGGGCTCAGGtgcaggtcaaaggtcaagcATGCCAGACATCGGCGAAAGAAAAAGGAGTGGACAGGAGGCCAAAAAGCAATGCTCAG GTTGAAGCAGATGATAGCAAGACTGTTTCCTCTGTGTGTGAGCCGAAGGTGACGCATCAGGAGAGGAGTTCTTCTCCTATGAAAACAAACTCTGAAAAAATAGCATCAGATGAGACGGGAAACAGAAAGGAGGAAAAGAAGCCACAAGCTGATACCCAGATCCCTAAAGTGCTTCCATCTCATGAATCAGGATCTGGAGAGCCTGTTTCAACATCCTCAAAGAGAGAGGAGTCTCCTCAGAAGAGCTGCACAGAGGAGAAGAGCTGCACAGAGGAGAAGAGAGACAAGTCCAAGGAGGAGCCACATGGAGGGAGCCATGAGGAGGATACAGAAG GTCCAGAGCCGATGGTGAACTTGAAGTTGGTGaagaatgactcttatgagaaAGGGACAGACCTGATGGTTGTTAATGTCTACATGAAAGAAATTTGCCGGCAGACCTCCAGGGTGCTGTTCAGGGAACAAGACTTCACTCTTATCTTCCAGACCAG TGATCCCAACTTTTTGCGCCTTCATCCGGATTGCGGACCAAACACTGTCTTTAAATGGCAGGTTAAACTCAG GAATCTAATCCAGCCAGATCAGTCCAGCTATGCCTTTACTCCGTCCCGAATCGACATCACCCTGAAGAAGAGACACAGTCAGCGCTGGGGGGGTCTGGAGGCCCCTGCCACACAAG TGGGGGGCGCCAAGGTTGCTGTGCCCTCCAGCCCTTCCACACTTGAAAAGAGTCAGCCAGGAAGCAGCCAGCATGCACTTCCTGCTAAAGAAGAACCACGTGTGGGAGAGGAGAAAGTCAAACCCCCTCGAGCCCCAGAGGACTCGGGTCTGGATGCCGTGGCCCCTCGCTCAGTCCCAGAACACGTGTCCCTCAAACAGGAACCAACTGTTGTAACG CCCAAGCCCACCTGCATGGTGCAGCCCATGACTCACACTCCTCCTGCAGGCAGTGAGAGAGCTGAAGAAGTAGAGGAGAAGAAGGTGTGTCTCCCCGGCTTCACTGGACTAGTCAATTTGGGAAACACTTGCTTTATGAACAGTGTGATCCAGTCCCTCTCCAACACACGGGAGCTCAGGGATTATTTCCACG ACCGGGCATTTGAGTCCGAGATTAACTGTACTAACCCATTGGGCACGGGTGGACGACTGGCCATTGGCTTTGCCGTTCTACTTCGAGCGTTGTGGAAGGGCACTCACCACGCATTTCAACCCTCCAAATTAAAG GCTATAGTTGCCAGTAAGGCCAGTCAGTTTACAGGCTACGCACAGCACGATGCTCAGGAGTTCATGGCTTTCTTGCTAGATGGGCTGCATGAGGACCTGAACCGCATCCAACACAAACCATATACAGAGACCGTTGACTCAGACGGCCGTCAGGATGAA GTTATTGCAGAAGAGGCATGGCAGAGGCATAAAATGAGGAACGATTCCTTCATTGTTGACCTCTTTCAGGGCCAGTACAAGTCAAAGCTGGTGTGTCCAGTGTGTTCTAAG gtttccATAACCTTTGACCCCTTCCTGTACTTGCCTGTCCCTCTACCTCAGAAACAGAAGGTgctgactgttttctattttgctAAAGAGCCTCACAAGAAACCAGTCaag tttttggtcAGTGTGAGTAAAGAGAACTCGAGCACGACTGAAGTACTGGATTCAATATCTCGCAGCGTCAGGACCAAACCAGAGAATCTGAGGCTGGCAGAG GTTTTGAAGGGCAGGTTCCACAGAATCTTTTCACCGTCTCAATCTTTAGACACGGTCTCGTCCAATGACCTGCTCTTCTGTTTTGAGATGTTGTCAAAAGATCTTGCCAAAGAGAGGGTGGTGCTGCTGAAGGTCCAACAG AGACCTCAGGTACCTAGCATCCCAATCACAAAGTGTGCTGGCTGCCTGAAGCCTCCTGCCTCTGATGACGAGAAGCTCAAGCGCTGTACTCGCTGTTACCGTGTCGGCTACTGCAATCA GGCCTGCCAGAAGAACCACTGGCCTAATCACAAGACCATGTGCCGACCCAATGTGGAGAATATAGGACTGCCGTTTTTAATCAGTGTGCCTGAGTCTAGGCTGACTTACACCCGCCTCACACAGCTTCTGGAAGGCTACTCTAG GTACTCTGTCAATGTGTTCCAGCCACCTTTCCAGTCCGGTAGGACATCCCCAGAGGCCAGCTTGTCCCGTGTTGACCTGACCTCCATGGCGGGCAGTGTCTCAGAGTGTCAAGAGCAGGAGGAAGAGCCGCCATCTGCAGGAGAAGTGGAAAACCTAGCGGAGCAGGGTGATACTGTCACAGCCCCTCAAACAGAGACCGTGTCTACACTCTCCGCAGCAGATGGTGACACACTCTCCACACACACCATTGACTCAGGATGCTGTGAGCTTGCTACCAGCTCCCAAGATTCTTTGGTTGAGAAAGAAACATCATGTGAAAAGGCTATTAAACCAGAAG CTGTAGTGACCGGGTATCAGCAGCCTTCTGAGTCTGGGAGTGGAAGTGCGTCTCAATTCTACATAACCATTCAGGACTCGAACCAAAAAGAGGACAAAAAACTTGAGGACAAAG GTGATCTGGTACTGGAGCTGCCGGATGACTGCACGCTGGAGCTGGTGTGGAAGAACAACGAGCGGCAGAAGGAATATGTGCTGGTGCGCTCTAAAGAGCTGGAGTTTGATGAAGACCCGGGCTCTGCTACGGAGACTTCCAGGGCAGGACACTTCACCTTAGAGCAGTGCCTGAACCTCTTTACCAAACCTGAGGTGCTGGCCCCTGAAGAGGCATG gtaCTGTCCTAAGTGTCAGCAACACAGGGAGGCCTCTAAACAGCTGCTGCTTTGGCGCCTTCCCAACGTGCTCATCATCCAGCTCAAGCGCTTCTCATTTAGGAGCTTCATATGGAGGGACAAGATTAATGATATGGTCGATTTCCCAGTCAG AAACTTGGACCTGAGTAAGTTCTGTATTGGTCATAAGGGTGACATTCAGCAGCCCCCTATCTATGACCTCTACGCTGTGATCAACCATTATGGCGGAATGATCGGAGGACACTACACGGCCTACGCTCGTCTTCCCAGTGACAAGAACAGCCAGCGCAGCGATGTTG GTTGGCGTTTGTTTGATGACAGCACAGTGACAACAGTGGAAGAGAGTCAGGTGGTGACACGTTACGCCTATGTGCTGTTTTACCGTCGCAGGAACTCTCCAGTGGAGAGGCCGTCTCACTTGCTGGGGCCCCTTGGCACTGAATCCTCTGCTGCAACTGGTGGTGCTGCCAGTCAG GCGTCTCTGATATGGCAGGAACtggaggaggatgaggagggGCAGCGAGAAGCCTCTCTTCGGAGCCTGTTCCGCCCCGGTCTACGAGGAAGAAGAGCCAGGACAAGGCTGGgggaggaagaagaagaggaggacaGGAGAGGGCATTTCCACCGCAGACGAGATGGCATCTCAGATTACTGTGACGGCGAGCGCCTGAGATATTTCATCCTGGGCACTGTGGCCGCAGTCCTAGCGTTGCTGTTCAACCTCATTTATCCTTTGTTATACTGGTCTAACTGGGCTTGA